The Antedon mediterranea chromosome 7, ecAntMedi1.1, whole genome shotgun sequence genome has a segment encoding these proteins:
- the LOC140054182 gene encoding signal peptide, CUB and EGF-like domain-containing protein 3 produces the protein MLKSRTTFSNMGCHSGLFSLSLIMLITVLLPSTSSRREPGVKLDLRSGNVTGSSDCIQIIVPPIPSNNGLCDSQAVVKVDFSGICKSVKFVLMYGDNPTLWTVDISDSQTGDGYGGSRDQVKASNIAETQIFNRQMRIYSNSLPGHTDATIDGGLLLKVIDNIAEKGSRLTLQISDERIQWNNHKSEKGVMRNKYLYTLSGQEPIFGDELEYNIYAGFNRVPGGTFRSGTGLCDVNIYPITNEGVDECNVDTNEGCSENETCIPTSENQKCSCKQGFRRTHLNCQDIDECSGSLGEACVHRCINIPGSYHCSCFNGFVLDIDGTNCIDKDECALGEHRCEGQCVNTVGSYECICIHSYLNEDGLTCSDDPGCVSHDLNCVHYCVDTSAGSICQCRAGYSRSINRNNCIPKCSLGNGGCQHICVDSPPGPICSCRPGFNLNTDGQTCIETCGLNNGGCLGKCTDTDDGVECSCRAGFWLQLDNRSCKDINECLNNRGGCTNECRNKIGGYECLCPKGYTLSSNKKTCVDINECEERDACQHTCVNTDGSYHCLCNQGYQAYGITHCGDMDECSVNNGGCEHNCINFPGSYRCTCNNNYKLHPNSKDCVESTSCLRLRPPPKTIVDCDSRGLVCTITCNSNSHFSTSMKGRNMFVYRCNKSTQFEWYNNDLNQTMPSCSEAIAAPTFQRKATFSFKADKCRSKPRVKNRFQETLNKKISEIEKGSCTNQCQVNSVELRCKHNRSKRARRADSNRSLVIEADFEIQIIPEEPTASCNIECVRKHSERKLRRMVNELRRSINRKLFFVDFNGRQYEVNKRSLLTKETEMICTVGKVMVAGKCVACSMGTYYDQVTTHCVLCPTGMYQDMEGQLNCNPCPSRSNDFGIVGARNVTECGGQCRPGDYSKDGFHPCRPCPVGHFQPEPGRASCRPCGGDLSTADVGSASFQLCQVKDNCQTGKYYDTGSHQCQPCKKGFYQNETKMNYCIRCPGNTTTDSVGADDVSLCKSHRCGGVISAGKGFIESPNYPGNYPTDVECVWTITPPSNRRILIVLPEIYIANQISDRCEDFLVMRRTESPHSTTTFETCETYRTPLAFTAKTKKLWIQFKSNEARTAKGFRIPYVTYEEDYEFLIEDIVRDGRLYASDQHQAILQDQKVVSALLEVCANPQKYYQYNTEYQSILPDSFVKFLETKIEIFLGIPKKAPGRR, from the exons ATGCTTAAAAGTAGGACTACATTTTCCAACATGGGTTGTCACAGTGGCTTATTTTCTTTGAGCCTTATAATGCTTATTACAG tGTTACTACCAAGTACATCGTCTCGAAGAGAACCAGGTGTAAAGTTAGACCTACGGAGCGGCAATGTAACAGGTTCAAGTGATTGTATACAGATAATCGTGCCCCCAATCCCGTCGAACAACGGACTATGTGACTCCCAAGCTGTAGTAAAGGTCGACTTCTCTGGAATATGCAAATCTGTCAAGTTTGTCTTGATGTACGGTGATAATCCTACGTTATGGACAGTAGATATATCTGACTCGCAGACAGGGGACGGGTACGGGGGAAGTCGAGATCAAGTAAAAGCGTCAAACATCGCTGAAACGCAAATATTTAATAGACAGATGCGTATTTACAGCAACAGTCTCCCGGGACACACAGACGCAACAATCGACGGGGGATTACTGCTTAAAGTTATTGATAATATTGCAGAAAAAGGAAGTAGATTAACTTTACAAATAAGTGATGAGAGGATACAGTGGAATAATCACAAATCTGAGAAGGGTGTGATGAGGAACAAGTACCTCTACACTTTAAGCGGACAAGAACCTATATTTGGGGATGAACTAGAGTATAATATATATGCAGGATTTAATAGAGTTCCCGGAGGAACGTTTCGGTCGGGAACTGGTCTCTGCGATGTTAATATTTATCCAATAACAAATGAAG GTGTGGACGAGTGCAATGTAGATACTAATGAAGGGTGCTCGGAAAATGAAACCTGCATCCCCACAAGTGAGAATCAAAAATGCTCGTGTAAACAGGGCTTCAGACGGACTCATTTAAACTGTCAAG ATATCGACGAATGCAGTGGTAGCCTGGGTGAGGCGTGTGTCCACAGATGCATCAATATACCTGGTAGTTATCATTGTTCCTGTTTTAATGGCTTTGTGTTAGACATTGATGGCACAAATTGCATTG ATAAGGACGAGTGTGCATTAGGTGAACATAGGTGTGAGGGCCAATGTGTCAACACAGTTGGTAGCTATGAATGTATTTGCATTCATTCGTACTTGAATGAAGATGGACTGACATGTTCAG atgaCCCAGGGTGCGTAAGTCATGACCTGAACTGCGTACACTACTGTGTGGACACGAGTGCCGGATCGATATGTCAATGCCGCGCGGGATACTCACGTTCGATAAACCGGAACAACTGCATTC ctaAGTGTTCCCTTGGTAACGGAGGATGCCAGCACATATGTGTTGACTCGCCTCCAGGTCCCATCTGTAGCTGTCGTCCTGGTTTCAACCTTAACACAGATGGCCAGACATGTATAG AGACATGCGGACTGAACAATGGCGGTTGCTTAGGGAAATGTACAGATACAGACGATGGCGTGGAGTGTAGCTGCCGTGCAGGATTCTGGCTCCAACTCGACAATCGCTCTTGTAAAG acATCAACGAATGTTTAAATAACAGAGGAGGATGTACCAATGAATGCAGGAACAAGATCGGAGGATATGAGTGCTTGTGTCCAAAAGGCTATACACTATCatctaataaaaaaacatgtgttG atataaATGAATGTGAGGAGCGAGACGCTTGTCAACATACATGTGTAAATACAGATGGAAGCTACCATTGTTTATGTAACCAGGGTTATCAAGCGTATGGTATCACACATTGCGGAG ATATGGATGAATGCTCTGTAAACAATGGCGGATGTGAACACAATTGTATCAACTTCCCAGGAAGTTACCGCTGTACTTGTAACAACAACTACAAGTTGCATCCAAACAGCAAAGACTGTGTCG AATCGACAAGTTGTCTGAGGTTGCGACCGCCACCCAAAACGATCGTTGATTGTGACAGCAGAGGACTTGTATGCACGATCACCTGCAATTCAAACTCACATTTCTCAACGTCTATGAAAGGCCGTAATATGTTTGTTTATCGTTGCAATAAGAGCACACAATTTGAGTGGTACAACAATGATCTCAATCAGACCATGCCTTCCTGCTCAG AGGCCATTGCGGCACCAACGTTCCAGCGAAAGGCAACGTTTTCTTTTAAAGCCGATAAGTGCCGGTCAAAACCAAGAGTCAAAAATCGTTTTCAAGAAACTTTAAATAAGAAAATTTCAG AAATTGAAAAGGGTTCATGTACAAACCAGTGCCAAGTGAACTCAGTTGAATTGCGTTGCAAACACAACAGAAGCAAAAGAGCACGCCGAGCAGACTCCAATCGGTCGCTGGTTATAGAGGCAgattttgaaatacaaattaTCCCCGAAGAGCctacag ctTCCTGTAATATCGAATGCGTAAGGAAACATAGCGAGAGAAAGTTGAGACGAATGGTAAATGAGCTTCGGAGGTCAATCAACAGAAAGCTCTTCTTCGTTGACTTTAATGGCAGACAATATGAGGTCAATAAAAGGTCATTGTTAACTAAAGAAACGGAAATGATTTGCACTGTGGGAAAAGTGATGGTTGCTGGGAAATGTG ttgCTTGTAGCATGGGTACATATTATGACCAGGTAACCACACATTGTGTTCTGTGCCCAACTGGAATGTACCAAGATATGGAAGGCCAATTGAACTGTAATCCATGTCCATCAAGGAGCAACGATTTTGGCATTGTTGGCGCCAGGAATGTAACTGAATGTGGAG GTCAATGTAGACCGGGTGATTATTCTAAAGATGGCTTCCATCCATGTAGGCCTTGTCCTGTCGGTCATTTCCAGCCTGAGCCAGGCAGAGCATCGTGTCGGCCATGTGGGGGTGATTTAAGCACTGCAGACGTTGGTTCAGCATCATTCCAGCTATGCCAAGTCAAAG ATAATTGCCAAACTGGAAAGTACTACGATACAGGATCGCACCAATGCCAGCCTTGTAAAAAAGGattttatcaaaatgaaactaaaatgaaTTATTGTATTCGTTGTCCTGGCAACACTACAACAGACTCAGTCGGTGCTGATGATGTTAGTTTATGTAAAA GTCACAGGTGTGGTGGTGTTATAAGTGCAGGAAAGGGTTTTATTGAGAGTCCCAATTACCCAGGCAACTACCCAACGGACGTAGAGTGTGTCTGGACCATAACGCCACCTTCAAACCGACGTATATTGATTGTCCTTCCTGAAATTTACATTGCAAATCAAATAAGTGATAGGTGCGAAGATTTCTTAGTCATGCGCAGAACAG AATCTCCACACTCCACAACAACCTTTGAGACATGTGAGACATACAGAACTCCGCTTGCAtttacagcaaaaacgaagaaACTATGGATTCAGTTCAAGTCAAATGAAGCCAGAACGGCAAAGGGATTTCGAATTCCTTACGTAACTTATGAAG